From the Ctenopharyngodon idella isolate HZGC_01 chromosome 3, HZGC01, whole genome shotgun sequence genome, one window contains:
- the soul5 gene encoding heme-binding protein 2, whose translation MICLTGMIVLLFALTVDGRIGDSTSETSFCTETKECMLYDLVCAGDDYEVRHYDAAKWVTAEAESYFMEIAISRAFRKLFKYITGENVAGAKIDMTAPVIIKVNESASMWQSSNYVLSFLLPSSYQANPPKPTDSSVYFTDTPDMKVYVRSYGGWMMSVVSKSQALSLKTSLDKVQANYESDYRYDVGYNSPMKIMNRHNEVWYIAKGEPVCPKSE comes from the exons AT gatTTGCCTGACAGGAATGATCGTGCTGCTCTTTGCATTGACTGTAGATGGAAGAATCGG TGATTCCACTAGTGAAACCAGTTTCTGCACTGAGACGAAAGAGTGCATGCTGTATGACTTGGTTTGTGCGGGAGATGATTATGAG GTACGTCACTATGATGCTGCTAAGTGGGTGACCGCAGAAGCTGAATCCTATTTCATGGAAATCGCAATTTCAAGAGCGTTCAGGAAACTTTTTAAATACATCACCGGAGAAAATGTGGCTG GTGCCAAGATTGACATGACTGCACCAGTCATCATTAAAGTCAATGAGAGTGCAAGCATGTGGCAGTCATCAAACTATGTTCTCAGCTTCCTCCTGCCCTCCAGCTACCAGGCCAACCCACCCAAACCTACTGATTCATCT GTATACTTCACAGACACTCCGGATATGAAAGTGTACGTCAGAAGCTACGGGGGCTGGATGATGTCAGTTGTGTCCAAATCACAGGCTCTGAGTCTGAAGACATCGCTGGACAAAGTACAGGCTAACTATGAGTCAGACTATCGCTATGATGTTGGCTATAACAG cCCAATGAAGATTATGAACAGACACAATGAGGTGTGGTATATTGCTAAGGGTGAGCCTGTGTGTCCTAAAAGTGAATAA
- the shfl gene encoding LOW QUALITY PROTEIN: shiftless antiviral inhibitor of ribosomal frameshifting protein homolog (The sequence of the model RefSeq protein was modified relative to this genomic sequence to represent the inferred CDS: inserted 1 base in 1 codon), with the protein MSRMREEVELEKSVRRLREKFHGLIEIDKAVLLMRRYGNNHRMVAMCVALMADNDRELDEEDKSALNNDPVAKNVIMKLKADEKQQEEKSAKSSGSTSASPSAKALGKEKEKPNDDKDIAELGARLRVLPLTVDNKRMFDQAQANQIPSVIHQFACESCDRDWWRRVPQRKRVSRCHRCKKKYDPVPADKMWGIAEFNCPNCSRTFKGFGRMDGRSPCYGCRSAIFPTKILPPRRRSMIPGSRQRNQHSCLAEDCYNRMEPHVPGTECVHPHSRQKNRKPRVVXPLAPRTSAGGSTVNTCLSQGSLIESINQLILDDIEEESEDDSDSSSSSSSS; encoded by the exons ATGAGTCGAATGCGCGAAGAAGTAGAG TTGGAAAAAAGTGTCAGGCGACTGAGAGAGAAGTTTCATGGACTCATTGAAATTGACAAGGCTGTTCTACTCATGCGACGCTATGGGAACAACCATCGCATGGTTGCAATGTGTGTCGCCCTAATGGCAGATAATGACAGGG AGCTGGACGAGGAAGACAAGTCAGCTTTGAATAATGACCCTGTAGCTAAG AATGTGATTATGAAACTCAAAGCTGATGAAAAACAACAG GAAGAAAAATCTGCCAAGTCATCTGGATCCACTAGTGCAAGTCCATCAGCAAAA GCTCTgggaaaggaaaaggaaaaaccGAATGATGATAAGGATATAGCG GAGCTTGGGGCGCGTCTACGAGTTCTGCCATTAACAGTGGACAACAAACGAATGTTTGACCAGGCACAGGCAAACCAGATCCCTTCTGTCATACATCAGTTTGCCtgtgagtcatgtgacaggGACTGGTGGCGACGTGTGCCTCAGAGGAAAAGG GTGTCGCGCTGTCATCGATGCAAAAAGAAGTATGACCCTGTGCCAGCCGACAAAATGTGGGGTATAGCAGAGTTTAACTGTCCAAACTGCTCTCGGACCTTCAA GGGTTTTGGGCGGATGGATGGACGTTCCCCTTGTTACGGCTGTCGCTCAGCTATTTTTCCCACAAAGATTCTACCACCAAGGAGGAGGAGCATGATACCTGGGTCTAGACAAAGAAATCAACATAGCTGCCTTGCTGAAGACTGTTATAATCGAATGG AACCCCATGTGCCTGGTACCGAATGCGTTCACCCGCACAGCAGACAGAAGAACAGGAAGCCGCGCGTGG TACCCCTAGCCCCACGCACATCAGCAGGCGGTTCCACTGTCAACACCTGTCTGAGTCAGGGCAGTCTGATAGAAAGCATCAATCAGCTCATTCTAGATGACATTGAAGAAGAGTCTGAAGATGACtctgacagcagcagcagcagcagcagcagctga